The Thermotoga maritima MSB8 region TGAAGCGCCTCGTCTATTCTGAATGGTCTTATGATTCTTCCAATCTTGAGTATCCTGTCTTTTTCCTGGTCTGCGAACTTCGGTGTTTTCTCCTGCTTTTTCCTCATACTTCTGAGTTTTAGCATCGTGAATGTTTTCCCATCTTTCCCAACCCTCTTTTGCCTGAACACAACGGGCCTTCCATCTTCCAGGTATATAATTATACCAACAACGAGCATGATGGGGGAGAAGACAGCAAGGGCGATCAGAGAGACAGCGATGTCCAGGATTCTTTTTGCCGGTGAGTCATCATTCACAGCGCTGAAGCAAACCTCGTAGTACTCTCTGAACTTTTCCAGGACTTTCATGGGGATTCTCTTCAGGGTTTTTTCCACAAGGTTTGGCAGGTATTCCACACGTTCGATGTTCACCTTCTTCAGAACGTCTTCGAACTCTGGGTCTGCAAGAAGGACTCCGTCGTAATGGACGAGTTTTCTTTTCAGAACTTCAACCGTTGGGTTTATGTACTCTGCAAAGCGGTACTTTCCCGTCGTTTTTTCTTCTATTTCTTTCAGGATGGGTTCTATTTCTTCTTTTCTTCCCACGACAAGGAACGTTTTTGTGGGCTGGTTTTTGATGAGGAGTTTTCCAAGAAGGGTGTTCAGAGGAGGGATCAAAACGACAGAGACCAAAAAGTTGTAGAAGAAGTTGTATCGGGTGATGTCTTTTTCGAAGAGGGGATAGAAGAAAAGGATCAGTATGAAAGAAAAAAGAGTGCCAACAGTTGTTCTTATGATTTGTTCGTTGTAGTTTTGAACATTTTCAAGGTCGTAGAGCCTGAAGGCAAAGAAAGAAAGTGTCATACACAGCGAAAAGAGTATTCCCACGTACCAGTTAAAAAAAGGGAGGTTGAGTGCAGAAAGCACCACAAGATCGAAGACAATCAGTTGATACAAAACATTCGCCTCCCCTTAATTAAAAGTTATTCAACACAATTGTAAACATCAAGGCACTTTTCCGCGTACATTGGATCTGTTGCGTACCCATATCTTTGAAGAAGCCTGAAGTATTTCTCTGGCTCTTTTCTACACTCCCAGGCTCTATTATAACACTCTTTTATCAGAATCAGGTATGCGATCATACTGTTTTCTGGACTGACAAAGGATTGAAACGTGTCGATCGTCTTCACACCGTCGAATTCTTTCGTTTCTGCTCTAACACCACCTTCGAGCCAGGAGAGTTTCTTTATGCCGAAGAGGTTGTTTCCCACCGTGTGTCTTCCCCAGCCAGTTTCGAGGGCGGACTGGGCAAGAAGGATCTTTCCGTCTATTCCCGTGAGTCTTTCAAGGAGGAAGGCGCTTTCGCTGAACCTTTCGAGGAACCTTTCCTTCATGATATCACCTCCAGAAAGAAAGCGGGGGAGACCCCCGCCTTC contains the following coding sequences:
- a CDS encoding sugar transferase yields the protein MYQLIVFDLVVLSALNLPFFNWYVGILFSLCMTLSFFAFRLYDLENVQNYNEQIIRTTVGTLFSFILILFFYPLFEKDITRYNFFYNFLVSVVLIPPLNTLLGKLLIKNQPTKTFLVVGRKEEIEPILKEIEEKTTGKYRFAEYINPTVEVLKRKLVHYDGVLLADPEFEDVLKKVNIERVEYLPNLVEKTLKRIPMKVLEKFREYYEVCFSAVNDDSPAKRILDIAVSLIALAVFSPIMLVVGIIIYLEDGRPVVFRQKRVGKDGKTFTMLKLRSMRKKQEKTPKFADQEKDRILKIGRIIRPFRIDEALQFVNVLKGEMSVVGPRPEQEEFVKIFEKQIPFYSLRHRVKPGITGWAQLMYKYSSNLEEVKKKLSYDLWYVKNRNIFLDLRIILQTLEAVLWRRGAK
- a CDS encoding glycoside hydrolase family 73 protein; protein product: MKERFLERFSESAFLLERLTGIDGKILLAQSALETGWGRHTVGNNLFGIKKLSWLEGGVRAETKEFDGVKTIDTFQSFVSPENSMIAYLILIKECYNRAWECRKEPEKYFRLLQRYGYATDPMYAEKCLDVYNCVE